A stretch of Bos taurus isolate L1 Dominette 01449 registration number 42190680 breed Hereford chromosome 5, ARS-UCD2.0, whole genome shotgun sequence DNA encodes these proteins:
- the MGC137211 gene encoding protein HP-25 homolog 2 precursor: MPGRGGQSLSMVCVDVWILALSVLSVMADATSVPVTESCDSQGPPGLPGPPGLPGPPGPPGPPGPPGLRGPTGIPGDIESCLSPPKSAFAVKMNDPLPAPSQPIVFKEALHNDQDHFNLTTGVFTCTIPGVYRFGFDIELFQHAVKLGLMKNDTQILEKESKAKDNYRHLSGNVVLQLTLGDRVWLESKLDTTETEKGPIQSMFFGYLLYGNYPG; this comes from the exons ATGCCTGGGAGAGGAGGACAATCTCTCTCCATGGTGTGTGTAG ATGTCTGGATTTTAGCCTTGTCTGTTCTATCAGTCATGGCTGACGCCACTTCTGTACCAGTTACCGAGTCCTGTGATTCTCAAGGACCTCCAGGCCTTCCAGGCCCTCCCGGCCTTCCTGGCCCTCCTGGCCCTCCAG GGCCCCCAGGCCCTCCAGGATTGCGAGGACCAACTGGGATTCCGGGAGACATTGAGAGTTGCTTGTCTCCCCCTAAATCTGCCTTTGCAGTGAAGATGAATgatcccctcccagccccctcccagcccattgtcttcaaggAAGCCCTGCATAATGACCAGGACCACTTCAATCTTACCACGGGAGTGTTCACCTGCACCATCCCTGGCGTGTACCGCTTTGGCTTTGACATAGAGCTATTCCAGCATGCTGTGAAGCTAGGGCTCATGAAGAATGACACTCAAATCCTGGAGAAGGAGTCCAAGGCCAAGGACAATTATAGGCATCTTTCTGGAAATGTCGTCTTGCAGCTGACATTGGGAGACAGAGTCTGGCTGGAATCCAAGCTAGACACAACAGAGACTGAGAAAGGACCAATTCAAAGTATGTTCTTTGGGTATTTGCTCTATGGAAATTATCCTGGCTAA